A window from Drosophila nasuta strain 15112-1781.00 chromosome 3, ASM2355853v1, whole genome shotgun sequence encodes these proteins:
- the LOC132789248 gene encoding DCN1-like protein isoform X1 → MNKNKLKSSQHRDKVKKFISLTQTGEQTAIFCLQQNDWKMDLASDNYFQNPEYYYRELDRKRIEQLFMRYRDPSDAQKISSQGVIRFLEDLELSPDSKLVLIIAWKFHAEVQCEFSRDEFINGMCDLGTDSIEKLKSKLPLLEQELNDAGKFKDFYHFTFNYAKDPGQKGIDLDMAIAYWCIVLSDRFKFLGIWCKFLEEKHKRAISRDTWNLLLDFATNIDDRMSNYDSEGAWPVLIDDFVEWCQENNHLASDQQQQQQHLQQQQQSSSQKNISSAYQTSHSTNMNYG, encoded by the exons ATGAATAAG AACAAACTAAAATCAAGCCAGCATCGCGACAAGGTGAAAAAATTTATTTCGCTAACACAAACAGGCGAACAAACAGCCATTTTTTGCTTACAACAGAATGATTGGAAAATGGATTTGGCCAGCGACAATTATTTCCAGAATCCCGAGTACTATTATCGAGAACTCGATCGCAAGCGCATTGAGCAACTGTTTATGCGCTATCGCGATCCCAGCGATGCCCAAAAGATTAGCTCACAAGGTGTGATAAGATTCCTCGAGGATCTGGAATTGAGTCCCGACTCCAAACTGGTGCTCATCATTGCTTGGAAATTCCACGCTGAGGTCCAGTGTGAATTCTCGCGGGATGAGTTCATCAATGGCATGTGCGATCTTGGAACAGATAGCATTGAGAAGCTCAAATCAAAGTTGCCATTGCTGGAACAGGAATTGAATGATGCAGgaaaatttaaagatttctATCATTTCACCTTCAACTATGCCAAGGATCCGGGTCAGAAGGGCATTGACCTGGATATGGCTATTGCATACTGGTGCATAGTGCTCAGTGATCGCTTCAAATTTTTGGGTATTTGGTGTAAATTTCTCGAGGAGAAGCATAAGCGAGCTATTTCAAGGGACACTTGGAATCTGCTGCTGGATTTTGCCACCAACATTGATGATCGCATGAGCAACTATGATTCAGAGGGCGCTTGGCCGGTGCTCATCGATGATTTTGTCGAATGGTGTCAAGAAAATAATCATCTAGCTTCagatcagcaacagcagcagcaacacttgcaacagcagcagcaatcgtcGTCCCAGAAGAACATATCCAGCGCTTACCAGACCTCGCATAGTACAAACATGAATTATGGCTAA
- the LOC132789248 gene encoding DCN1-like protein isoform X2: MNKLKSSQHRDKVKKFISLTQTGEQTAIFCLQQNDWKMDLASDNYFQNPEYYYRELDRKRIEQLFMRYRDPSDAQKISSQGVIRFLEDLELSPDSKLVLIIAWKFHAEVQCEFSRDEFINGMCDLGTDSIEKLKSKLPLLEQELNDAGKFKDFYHFTFNYAKDPGQKGIDLDMAIAYWCIVLSDRFKFLGIWCKFLEEKHKRAISRDTWNLLLDFATNIDDRMSNYDSEGAWPVLIDDFVEWCQENNHLASDQQQQQQHLQQQQQSSSQKNISSAYQTSHSTNMNYG, translated from the exons ATG AACAAACTAAAATCAAGCCAGCATCGCGACAAGGTGAAAAAATTTATTTCGCTAACACAAACAGGCGAACAAACAGCCATTTTTTGCTTACAACAGAATGATTGGAAAATGGATTTGGCCAGCGACAATTATTTCCAGAATCCCGAGTACTATTATCGAGAACTCGATCGCAAGCGCATTGAGCAACTGTTTATGCGCTATCGCGATCCCAGCGATGCCCAAAAGATTAGCTCACAAGGTGTGATAAGATTCCTCGAGGATCTGGAATTGAGTCCCGACTCCAAACTGGTGCTCATCATTGCTTGGAAATTCCACGCTGAGGTCCAGTGTGAATTCTCGCGGGATGAGTTCATCAATGGCATGTGCGATCTTGGAACAGATAGCATTGAGAAGCTCAAATCAAAGTTGCCATTGCTGGAACAGGAATTGAATGATGCAGgaaaatttaaagatttctATCATTTCACCTTCAACTATGCCAAGGATCCGGGTCAGAAGGGCATTGACCTGGATATGGCTATTGCATACTGGTGCATAGTGCTCAGTGATCGCTTCAAATTTTTGGGTATTTGGTGTAAATTTCTCGAGGAGAAGCATAAGCGAGCTATTTCAAGGGACACTTGGAATCTGCTGCTGGATTTTGCCACCAACATTGATGATCGCATGAGCAACTATGATTCAGAGGGCGCTTGGCCGGTGCTCATCGATGATTTTGTCGAATGGTGTCAAGAAAATAATCATCTAGCTTCagatcagcaacagcagcagcaacacttgcaacagcagcagcaatcgtcGTCCCAGAAGAACATATCCAGCGCTTACCAGACCTCGCATAGTACAAACATGAATTATGGCTAA
- the LOC132789239 gene encoding T-cell immunomodulatory protein: MYSIKLLLVALCAIVAHASNITSIVFGDIKEGVVAAFGDFNSDELTDVFVIRDKRKTLQILYGADTEPLLRPGPICYYSDKVIVSIIPGDFDGDALMDVLVNVENGKGIYDVYINWGNTTKLNCADKPIIQTFGEVMALDFNGDMIIDLFGLDTNMTRCFWIFNNKREPPIAVHQAMPQGGSTQTLTVPNANAYLDLNNDFLADLFLQTKNSYEIWYGVTDRDGQDNFSYQHAITIQLIGVKDYAVGQAVFMDFELRGVQNIVLPFCVQENCRNSTILVHDGNDFNDVHVNFKDPQGVLWAFVPPKADDVYLKTITARSGDFNLDGYPDLLVTLQPLSVAKPVMQTFLLENVACKTCSKNFKRTFEVRWNALAPMGNNTVAGAFYDFYQDGVLDVILIEKQSNGNYRPLAFRNTLDYDANFVKVIVLTGLVNAQNPTPRTPLGRKKLTYGSNLPGPIITYSTTTQDGDQQIGSSVQLPQSSYFALQLPYTCFGLGRTPNFVDQLVVGMYSKIHNWTQLIPNSQIIVVPRPLDQPQHWKALLFVTPSKLILMSVVALGGTCLVIVLIILVLYIKEKREDRQERLQESHRFHFDAM; encoded by the exons ATGTATTCCATCaagctgctgcttgttgcgCTATGCGCAATCGTTGCCCACGCCAGCAATATAACTAGTATTGTATTTGGTGATATTAAGGAAGGTGTTGTGGCAGCTTTTGGTGACTTTAACTCTGATGAACTGACGGATGTGTTTGTCATTCGCGATAAGAGGAAAACACTGCAGATTCTCTATG GTGCGGATACAGAGCCCCTTTTGCGTCCTGGACCCATTTGCTATTATAGCGACAAGGTGATTGTCAGCATAATACCAGGAGATTTCGATGGCGATGCACTGATGGATGTGCTGGTCAATGTGGAGAATGGCAAGGGCATCTATGATGTCTATATCAATTGGGGCAACACCACAAAACTGAATTGTGCCGACAAACCAATCATACAGACATTTGGTGAAGTAATGGCCCTTGATTTTAATGGTGACATGATCATTGATTTGTTTGGTCTCGATACGAATATGACGCGTTGTTTTTGGATCTTCAATAACAAACGTGAGCCGCCAATTGCGGTGCATCAAGCGATGCCCCAAGGCGGCAGTACACAGACTCTAACCGTACCCAATGCGAATGCCTATTTGGATTTGAATAACGACTTTTTGGCCGATCTGTTTCTGCAAACGAAAAACTCTTACGAGATCTGGTATGGTGTCACTGACCGCGATGGACAGGACAACTTTAGCTATCAGCATGCTATCACCATTCAATTGATTGGCGTTAAGGACTATGCCGTTGGCCAGGCTGTCTTTATGGACTTTGAGTTGCGTGGCGTGCAGAATATTGTGCTGCCATTTTGTGTGCAGGAGAATTGCCGCAATTCGACCATATTGGTGCACGATGGCAACGATTTCAATGATGTGCACGTTAATTTCAAGGATCCACAGGGTGTACTCTGGGCATTTGTACCGCCAAAGGCGGATGATGTTTATCTAAAAACCATCACGGCTCGAAGTGGAGATTTCAATTTGGATGGCTATCCCGATTTATTGGTCACCCTGCAGCCGCTGAGCGTGGCCAAACCTGTGATGCAAACGTTTCTGCTCGAGAATGTGGCGTGCAAGACGTGCAGCAAGAATTTCAAACGCACCTTTGAGGTACGCTGGAATGCATTGGCTCCCATGGGCAATAACACTGTCGCTGGAGCCTTCTACGACTTTTATCAGGATGGTGTGCTCGATGTGATACTCATTGAAAAGCAGTCAAATGGCAACTACCGACCTCTAGCTTTTCGCAACACACTCGACTATGATGCCAATTTCGTTAAGGTGATTGTGCTCACTGGTCTGGTGAATGCACAAAATCCCACACCACGCACACCACTCGGTCGCAAGAAGCTCACCTATGGCAGCAATCTGCCGGGTCCCATTATTACATACAGCACAACCACACAAGATGGTGATCAGCAAATTGGCAGCAGTGTACAGTTGCCACAGTCCTCATACTTTGCTCTCCAATTGCCCTACACATGCTTCGGCCTGGGACGCACACCCAATTTTGTCGATCAACTAGTGGTTGGGATGTACAGTAAGATACATAATTGGACGCAGCTCATACCCAATTCACAGATCATTGTGGTGCCGCGACCTCTTGATCAACCACAGCACTGGAAGGCGTTGCTCTTTGTGACACCTAGCAAACTGATCCTAATGAGTGTCGTCGCTCTGGGTGGCACTTGCCTGGTCATTGTACTGATTATACTGGTGCTCTACATTAAGGAGAAGCGCGAGGATCGACAGGAGCGCTTGCAAGAGTCGCACAGATTCCATTTCGATGCAATGTAA
- the LOC132789234 gene encoding protein argonaute-2 isoform X1 → MGKKNKYKKEPQEAAVPLQPQQPQQQQAAPARQGQRAEGGRDPERGWQAAGQQQQRQGQAQGGQGSQQGGWAQAGQQQRRPGAQQGGQAAQGGSQQAKPQSGQTPQQAVQQQQGPQSGQQGGQQGYQQRGPQGGQHGGSYQQRGPQGGQQGGQQGGGYQQRGPHGGQQGAGYQQRGQQGGQQGGGYQQRGPQGGQQSAGYQQRGPQGGQQGAQQGGGYQQRGPQGGQHGGSYQQRGPQGGQQGAQQGGGYQQRGPQGGQQGAGYQQRGPPPSAGSTAVQVPQDGPIKRGTLGRPGTCAVNYLDLDLSKMPDTAFHYDVTIVPDRPKKFYRQAFDVFRTQYLKSAIAAFDGRKSCYAVDKLTTPIDGKVEVIDRYGRTVHYTITIKETDNSIVDLSSLRSYMKDKIYDKPMRAMQCLEVVLAEPCNKNAIRAGRSFFMKSGNGPPVELRDGYEALVGLYQSFVLGDKPFVNVDVSHKSFPMSMPVIDYMVNHNRIRMDDIRSGSCNNNLWNVLSFLKGINIVYEPPKSFASTPRAYKVNGFSQQPPKMLKFESDGKVITVEEYFASRGYKLQYPNLYCLHVGPPAKNIYLPVELCRIEEGQALNRKDGANQVSAMIKFAATSTNVRKQKIMDLLKHFNHNADPSVSRFGIRITNDFITVASRLLMAPQLEYNGKNFQSPSNGSWYMNRCQFLKTHEKQHKWSIMDCDKSRIQYGKLEELASLVLQQSRNVNVRLEAKPDIRKFRDERHLDEQFKDLKSKNFDLVFVIIPNFGPQYEVIKQKAELQYGLLTQCIKQNSIERRLNAQLVDNVLLKVNSKLNGINHKIKDDPRIMLANVMYLGADVTHPSPDQRDIPSVVGVAGSHDPYGASYNMQYRLQTSGTGGAREEIEDMESIVTEHLRVYKQYRGTYPEHIIYYRDGVSDGQFMKIENIEIRAIEVACRKLQNNYTPKICCVIVVKRHHTRFFPVTAPHPRNKFNNVDPGTIIDRTIVHPNEMQFFMVSHQSIQGTAKPTRYNVIKNTGNLDIDLLQQLTYNLCHLFPRCNRSVSYPAPAYLAHLAAARGRVYIFNARLTRSLKEEYQKRLIVPAFLKSNPMYFV, encoded by the exons CTGCACCAGCTCGGCAAGGACAGCGAGCCGAGGGCGGCCGTGATCCCGAAAGAGGCTGGCAAGCagctggccaacaacaacagaggcAAGGACAAGCACAAGGTGGCCAGGGATCGCAGCAAGGAGGTTGGGCACAAGCGGGTCAACAGCAACGTAGACCTGGTGCACAACAAGGCGGACAAGCTGCGCAAGGTGGCTCCCAACAAGCTAAGCCCCAAAGCGGTCAAACTCCACAGCAAGCggtacagcagcagcagggacCACAAAGTGGTCAACAGGGAGGCCAACAGGGTTATCAACAGCGTGGACCACAAGGTGGTCAACACGGTGGCAGTTATCAACAACGTGGACCACAAGGTGGTCAACAGGGAGGCCAACAAGGTGGCGGTTATCAGCAGCGTGGACCACATGGAGGCCAGCAAGGTGCTGGATATCAACAGCGTGGACAACAGGGAGGCCAACAGGGTGGCGGTTATCAGCAGCGTGGACCACAAGGAGGCCAGCAAAGTGCTGGATATCAACAACGTGGACCACAAGGTGGTCAACAGGGAGCCCAACAAGGTGGCGGTTATCAGCAGCGTGGACCACAAGGTGGTCAACACGGTGGCAGTTATCAACAACGTGGACCACAGGGTGGTCAACAGGGAGCCCAACAAGGTGGCGGTTATCAGCAGCGTGGACCACAAGGTGGTCAACAAGGTGCTGGATATCAGCAGCGTGGTCCACCGCCTTCTGCTGGTAGTACTGCTGTACAGGTTCCGCAAGACGGGCCCATTAAACGTGGCACATTGGGCAGACCCGGCACTTGTGCCGTCAACTATTTGGATCTTGACTTAAGCAAAATGCCCGATACAGCTTTTCATTATGACGTGACCATAGTGCCCGATCGTCCCAAAAAGTTCTACAGGCAGGCTTTTGACGTGTTTCGCACGCAATATCTGAAAAGTGCGATTGCCGCTTTCGATGGTCGTAAATCTTGCTACGCTGTGGATAAACTAACGACACCAATTGACGGCAAAGTAGAG GTGATAGATCGTTATGGCCGTACCGTTCATTACACAATTACAATCAAGGAAACCGATAACAGCATTGTAGACCTTAGCTCGCTGCGCAG TTATATGAAAGACAAGATCTATGACAAGCCCATGCGTGCCATGCAGTGTCTGGAGGTGGTGCTGGCTGAGCCCTGCAATAAGAATGCCATACGTGCTGGACGttcattttttatgaaatctGGCAATGGACCACCTGTGGAGCTGCGAGATGGCTATGAGGCATTGGTCGGTCTCTATCAGAGTTTTGTGCTGGGCGACAAACCCTTTGTGAATGTCGATGTCTCTCACAAGTCGTTTCCTATGTCAATGCCAGTGATTGATTACATGGTGAACCATAATCGTATCCGTATGGACGACATACGGAGCGGCAGTTGTAATAATAACTTGTGGAACGTCTTGTCGTTTTTGAAAGGCATTAATATCGTCTATGAGCCACCAAAAAGCTTTGCATCGACACCGCGTGCCTATAAGGTGAATGGATTTTCGCAGCAGCcaccaaaaatgttgaaatttgaGTCAGACGGCAAGGTTATAACTGTTGAGGAATATTTTGCATCGCGAGGATATAAATTGCAGTATCCCAATCTGTATTGTCTGCATGTTGGACCACCGgccaaaaacatttatttgcctGTGGAGTTGTGCCGCATTGAGGAGGGGCAAGCATTAAAC CGCAAAGACGGCGCAAATCAGGTATCGGCAATGATCAAGTTTGCGGCCACATCGACCAATGtgcgcaaacaaaaaattatggACCTATTGAAGCACTTTAATCATAATGCTGATCCCTCAGTCAGTAGATTTGGAATACGTATTACCAATGATTTCATTACGGTCGCCTCACGTCTGTTGATGGCACCCCAGTTGGAATACAATGGTAAAAATTTTCAGAGCCCATCGAACGGTTCATGGTACATGAATAGATGCCAATTTCTAAAAACCCACGAGAAGCAGCACAAGTGGTCGATTATGGATTGCGACAAATCCAGAATACAATATGGCAAACTCGAAGAATTAGCCTCATTG GTTTTACAACAAAGTAGAAACGTTAACGTACGTCTCGAGGCGAAACCCGATATACGCAAATTTCGAGATGAACGACATTTGGATGAACAATTTAAGGACTTAAAGAGCAAAAACTTTGATTTGGTGTTTGTTATCATTCCAAACTTTGGCCCACAGTACGAGGTGATTAAACAGAAGGCCGAACTGCAATATGGCCTTTTAACGCAGTGTATCAAGCAAAACAGCATTGAACGTCGCTTGAATGCCCAATTGGTGGACAATGTGCTATTGAAGGTCAATTCAAAGCTGAACGGCATTAATCATAAGATCAAAGATGATCCCCGCATAATGCTGGCGAATGTTATGTATTTGGGTGCTGATGTCACACATCCGTCGCCCGATCAACGTGATATACCCAGTGTAGTTGGGGTTGCTGGATCCCATGATCCGTATGGCGCCTCGTACAACATGCAATATAGATTGCAAACTAGCGGCACTGGCGGTGCTCGTGAAGAAATTGAAGATATGGAATCAATTGTAACCGAACATTTGCGAGTGTATAAACAGTATCGTGGAACTTATCCGGAACATATAATTTACTATCGTGACGGTGTTAGCGATGGGCAATTTATGAAAATCGAAAACATCGAAATTAGGGCCATTGAGGTGGCATGTCGTAAG TTGCAAAACAATTATACACCAAAGATCTGCTGTGTGATTGTGGTGAAGCGTCATCACACACGCTTCTTCCCTGTAACGGCACCGCATCCGagaaacaaatttaacaatGTTGACCCAGGCACAATTATCGATCGCACCATTGTGCATCcgaatgaaatgcaattttttatgGTCAGTCATCAGTCCATCCAGGGCACAGCCAAGCCGACGCGCTACAATGTCATTAAGAATACTGGCAACTTGGACATTGATTTGCTGCAACAATTGACTTATAACTTGTGTCATTTGTTTCCACGCTGCAATCGTTCTGTCTCATATCCGGCGCCAGCTTATTTGGCACATTTGGCTGCCGCACGCGGACGTGTTTACATCTTCAA CGCTCGTCTAACGCGTTCACTGAAGGAGGAATACCAGAAGCGCTTGATTGTTCCAGCATTTCTGAAATCCAATCCAATGTATTTCGTCTAG
- the LOC132789234 gene encoding protein argonaute-2 isoform X2 — MGKKNKYKNEPQEAAAPSQPQQQQAAPARQGQRAEGGRDPERGWQAAGQQQQRQGQAQGGQGSQQGGWAQAGQQQRRPGAQQGGQAAQGGSQQAKPQSGQTPQQAVQQQQGPQSGQQGGQQGYQQRGPQGGQHGGSYQQRGPQGGQQGGQQGGGYQQRGPHGGQQGAGYQQRGQQGGQQGGGYQQRGPQGGQQSAGYQQRGPQGGQQGAQQGGGYQQRGPQGGQHGGSYQQRGPQGGQQGAQQGGGYQQRGPQGGQQGAGYQQRGPPPSAGSTAVQVPQDGPIKRGTLGRPGTCAVNYLDLDLSKMPDTAFHYDVTIVPDRPKKFYRQAFDVFRTQYLKSAIAAFDGRKSCYAVDKLTTPIDGKVEVIDRYGRTVHYTITIKETDNSIVDLSSLRSYMKDKIYDKPMRAMQCLEVVLAEPCNKNAIRAGRSFFMKSGNGPPVELRDGYEALVGLYQSFVLGDKPFVNVDVSHKSFPMSMPVIDYMVNHNRIRMDDIRSGSCNNNLWNVLSFLKGINIVYEPPKSFASTPRAYKVNGFSQQPPKMLKFESDGKVITVEEYFASRGYKLQYPNLYCLHVGPPAKNIYLPVELCRIEEGQALNRKDGANQVSAMIKFAATSTNVRKQKIMDLLKHFNHNADPSVSRFGIRITNDFITVASRLLMAPQLEYNGKNFQSPSNGSWYMNRCQFLKTHEKQHKWSIMDCDKSRIQYGKLEELASLVLQQSRNVNVRLEAKPDIRKFRDERHLDEQFKDLKSKNFDLVFVIIPNFGPQYEVIKQKAELQYGLLTQCIKQNSIERRLNAQLVDNVLLKVNSKLNGINHKIKDDPRIMLANVMYLGADVTHPSPDQRDIPSVVGVAGSHDPYGASYNMQYRLQTSGTGGAREEIEDMESIVTEHLRVYKQYRGTYPEHIIYYRDGVSDGQFMKIENIEIRAIEVACRKLQNNYTPKICCVIVVKRHHTRFFPVTAPHPRNKFNNVDPGTIIDRTIVHPNEMQFFMVSHQSIQGTAKPTRYNVIKNTGNLDIDLLQQLTYNLCHLFPRCNRSVSYPAPAYLAHLAAARGRVYIFNARLTRSLKEEYQKRLIVPAFLKSNPMYFV; from the exons atgggaaaaaagAATA AATATAAGAATGAGCCGCAGGAAGCTGCAGCTCCAtcgcagccacaacaacaacaag CTGCACCAGCTCGGCAAGGACAGCGAGCCGAGGGCGGCCGTGATCCCGAAAGAGGCTGGCAAGCagctggccaacaacaacagaggcAAGGACAAGCACAAGGTGGCCAGGGATCGCAGCAAGGAGGTTGGGCACAAGCGGGTCAACAGCAACGTAGACCTGGTGCACAACAAGGCGGACAAGCTGCGCAAGGTGGCTCCCAACAAGCTAAGCCCCAAAGCGGTCAAACTCCACAGCAAGCggtacagcagcagcagggacCACAAAGTGGTCAACAGGGAGGCCAACAGGGTTATCAACAGCGTGGACCACAAGGTGGTCAACACGGTGGCAGTTATCAACAACGTGGACCACAAGGTGGTCAACAGGGAGGCCAACAAGGTGGCGGTTATCAGCAGCGTGGACCACATGGAGGCCAGCAAGGTGCTGGATATCAACAGCGTGGACAACAGGGAGGCCAACAGGGTGGCGGTTATCAGCAGCGTGGACCACAAGGAGGCCAGCAAAGTGCTGGATATCAACAACGTGGACCACAAGGTGGTCAACAGGGAGCCCAACAAGGTGGCGGTTATCAGCAGCGTGGACCACAAGGTGGTCAACACGGTGGCAGTTATCAACAACGTGGACCACAGGGTGGTCAACAGGGAGCCCAACAAGGTGGCGGTTATCAGCAGCGTGGACCACAAGGTGGTCAACAAGGTGCTGGATATCAGCAGCGTGGTCCACCGCCTTCTGCTGGTAGTACTGCTGTACAGGTTCCGCAAGACGGGCCCATTAAACGTGGCACATTGGGCAGACCCGGCACTTGTGCCGTCAACTATTTGGATCTTGACTTAAGCAAAATGCCCGATACAGCTTTTCATTATGACGTGACCATAGTGCCCGATCGTCCCAAAAAGTTCTACAGGCAGGCTTTTGACGTGTTTCGCACGCAATATCTGAAAAGTGCGATTGCCGCTTTCGATGGTCGTAAATCTTGCTACGCTGTGGATAAACTAACGACACCAATTGACGGCAAAGTAGAG GTGATAGATCGTTATGGCCGTACCGTTCATTACACAATTACAATCAAGGAAACCGATAACAGCATTGTAGACCTTAGCTCGCTGCGCAG TTATATGAAAGACAAGATCTATGACAAGCCCATGCGTGCCATGCAGTGTCTGGAGGTGGTGCTGGCTGAGCCCTGCAATAAGAATGCCATACGTGCTGGACGttcattttttatgaaatctGGCAATGGACCACCTGTGGAGCTGCGAGATGGCTATGAGGCATTGGTCGGTCTCTATCAGAGTTTTGTGCTGGGCGACAAACCCTTTGTGAATGTCGATGTCTCTCACAAGTCGTTTCCTATGTCAATGCCAGTGATTGATTACATGGTGAACCATAATCGTATCCGTATGGACGACATACGGAGCGGCAGTTGTAATAATAACTTGTGGAACGTCTTGTCGTTTTTGAAAGGCATTAATATCGTCTATGAGCCACCAAAAAGCTTTGCATCGACACCGCGTGCCTATAAGGTGAATGGATTTTCGCAGCAGCcaccaaaaatgttgaaatttgaGTCAGACGGCAAGGTTATAACTGTTGAGGAATATTTTGCATCGCGAGGATATAAATTGCAGTATCCCAATCTGTATTGTCTGCATGTTGGACCACCGgccaaaaacatttatttgcctGTGGAGTTGTGCCGCATTGAGGAGGGGCAAGCATTAAAC CGCAAAGACGGCGCAAATCAGGTATCGGCAATGATCAAGTTTGCGGCCACATCGACCAATGtgcgcaaacaaaaaattatggACCTATTGAAGCACTTTAATCATAATGCTGATCCCTCAGTCAGTAGATTTGGAATACGTATTACCAATGATTTCATTACGGTCGCCTCACGTCTGTTGATGGCACCCCAGTTGGAATACAATGGTAAAAATTTTCAGAGCCCATCGAACGGTTCATGGTACATGAATAGATGCCAATTTCTAAAAACCCACGAGAAGCAGCACAAGTGGTCGATTATGGATTGCGACAAATCCAGAATACAATATGGCAAACTCGAAGAATTAGCCTCATTG GTTTTACAACAAAGTAGAAACGTTAACGTACGTCTCGAGGCGAAACCCGATATACGCAAATTTCGAGATGAACGACATTTGGATGAACAATTTAAGGACTTAAAGAGCAAAAACTTTGATTTGGTGTTTGTTATCATTCCAAACTTTGGCCCACAGTACGAGGTGATTAAACAGAAGGCCGAACTGCAATATGGCCTTTTAACGCAGTGTATCAAGCAAAACAGCATTGAACGTCGCTTGAATGCCCAATTGGTGGACAATGTGCTATTGAAGGTCAATTCAAAGCTGAACGGCATTAATCATAAGATCAAAGATGATCCCCGCATAATGCTGGCGAATGTTATGTATTTGGGTGCTGATGTCACACATCCGTCGCCCGATCAACGTGATATACCCAGTGTAGTTGGGGTTGCTGGATCCCATGATCCGTATGGCGCCTCGTACAACATGCAATATAGATTGCAAACTAGCGGCACTGGCGGTGCTCGTGAAGAAATTGAAGATATGGAATCAATTGTAACCGAACATTTGCGAGTGTATAAACAGTATCGTGGAACTTATCCGGAACATATAATTTACTATCGTGACGGTGTTAGCGATGGGCAATTTATGAAAATCGAAAACATCGAAATTAGGGCCATTGAGGTGGCATGTCGTAAG TTGCAAAACAATTATACACCAAAGATCTGCTGTGTGATTGTGGTGAAGCGTCATCACACACGCTTCTTCCCTGTAACGGCACCGCATCCGagaaacaaatttaacaatGTTGACCCAGGCACAATTATCGATCGCACCATTGTGCATCcgaatgaaatgcaattttttatgGTCAGTCATCAGTCCATCCAGGGCACAGCCAAGCCGACGCGCTACAATGTCATTAAGAATACTGGCAACTTGGACATTGATTTGCTGCAACAATTGACTTATAACTTGTGTCATTTGTTTCCACGCTGCAATCGTTCTGTCTCATATCCGGCGCCAGCTTATTTGGCACATTTGGCTGCCGCACGCGGACGTGTTTACATCTTCAA CGCTCGTCTAACGCGTTCACTGAAGGAGGAATACCAGAAGCGCTTGATTGTTCCAGCATTTCTGAAATCCAATCCAATGTATTTCGTCTAG